The genomic segment GAGCCAATACCATGAGTCCCATATTTTGATATCCAGCAGCATAGGCCGCATCCGGAATGACCTGAAAACCAAAGAGGGTGCCAGAGCCAAGAAGTTCACGGCCAAATGCCACAACTATTAGGATCATACTATAGCCCAGTCCATTTCCAATACCATCCAGGAAACTTGGCCAGGGTTTGTTCTGTAGCGCAAAAGCCTCAGCCCGTCCCAGCACAATACAGTTGGTGATGATCAAACCGACAAACACACTTAACTGCTTGCTGATGTCGTACAGGAAAGCCTTCAATACCTGATCCACCAGAATTACCAGAGTGGCAATAATGGCCAGTTCGATAATGATCCTGATATTTGAAGGTACTTTATTTCTGATCGTTGAGATCAAGACATTTGAGAAGGCTAGTACCGAAATAACAGCAATGGACATCACAATAGCCGTCTGCAGTTGAACCGTGACCGCCAGTGCTGAACAAATGCCCAGCACCTGTGTGGCAATGGGATTATTATCCATGAGTGGATCTTTAAGGATGCCCATGTCTCTCTTACTTAAGATACTCATGATGCCTCCCCTCGAACTGTTTTGAAGTAAGGTTCATATTTATCCAATGTTGCTTTGATGAATTGATTCAAACCCTTGGTAGTCAAAGTGGCTCCACTGATTCCGTCAACCTTATGCTCAGGATTTTGTTCATCCTCGCGCATTTTCCCTTTGACGATGGTGACGGATACGATCTCTCCAGACTCATTAAGGATGGTTTTGCCCTTAAAGGCTTCTGTAAACCACTCCTTATCGATCTCACCCCCCAGTCCAGGAGTTTCACCATGACTATAAAAGGTAATTCCCTTCACTGTGTTAAGATCGCTTTCAAGGGCGATGTATCCCTTGACTGTTGACCAGAGTGCTTTTCCCTGAGTGGGAACACAATAAGCCGTGATCTTATCACCATCTTTTCTGGCATAGACCGGAAGCAGATCCGGCTCAACTTTGGGGTCGATGTCTTCAGCTTTACGACCAGTTAGCCGCTTGCCATCCAGATCCACCACAAAGGTTTTCACATTATCATTATATAAGGAAAATATTTTTTCAGCTTCAACAGCTTTACTTTCCGTCAATCCCAAGACGGTCAGGATGTTACATTTGATATCAAGTTGAACATTCTGTTCCTGCCGATCTTTGAGCAATGTTGCAGCAGAAGCCAGCAACACACTGCATACCATGGTGACGGCTGCAGCAAAACCCAAAGTATAGGCTTTTGTAATACGAGGCTTACTTGCCATAATTCAGCCTCCTTTTAATATTGGCCTGCACCACAAAGTGGTCGATCAGGGGTGAGAAAACATTTCCAAACAGAATGGCCAGCATCATGCCTTCCGGATAGGCCGGGTTAAATACTCTGATAAGGATCACCATGACACCGATGAGGATACCATAGATCCACTTGCCGACATTTGTTCCGGCAGCTGAGACCGGGTCAGTGGTCATAAATACCGCTCCAAACATGAAACCACCCATGACCAGGTGATAATGAGCTGGCAGGGTACGCATGCCCCCGGCGATTTCACCACCGAAGAATTGGACAATAAGACCCATGCCATAGGCTCCCAGCACTGTGGCCAGCATGATCCGCCAGCTCGCCACCCCGGTAACCAGGAGAATGACTGCACCAATGAGGATGGCAATGGTGGATGTTTCACCCACACTTCCAGGGGTGAATCCGAAGAACATCTGATTAAGAGTGAATCCGGCTGAGTTAAGTGCTTCAACAGCTGAACCGGTGGATGCAGCAGCAGCTGCCAGGGGAGTAGCTCCGGTAAAACCATCCAGAGCAACCCAGACACTGTCGCCTGAGATATCACCAGGATAGGTGAAGAACAGGAAGGCCCGGGCTGTCAGAGCCGGGTTCAATAAATTCATACCCGTACCGCCAAAGACCTCTTTACCGATGACCGTACCAAATGAAACCGCCACAGCCACCTGCCATAAAGGAATAGTAGGGGGCAGGGTCAAAGGCAGCAGGATTCCAGTTACCAGGAATCCTTCATAAATTTCGTGTCCATTGATATAGCCAAAGATCATTTCCCAACTCAGGCCCACTGCATAAGTCACTACGATAATGGGCAGGAGCTTCAGAAAGCCAAACATGAAGGCAGCAACTAGACCCTCAACTCCGGCCTGGGCACCCACATTGTATGAGCCGACCATGATACTGGGGATCAGGGCAAAGATCACGATTCCCATAAAACGTTTCATGTCTATGGCATCACGAATATGTGGTCCCGTAGTTGTTCCTTGTCCAGGAGTGAAGAGCATGGTGTTGATGGCACCAAACATGGGGTGGAAGATCTTAAAAGGACCTTCGCTGAGCGTTTTGTCCATGTTATTCAGAAAGCGTTCAAGAAATTTCATCTGGATCAGCCCTCCTTTTCCATGGTTTGCATGCCCTTTTCGATGATATCACCGAATTCGATCTTTGAGGGACAGATATAACTACACAAGGCCAGGTCCTCCGGGGCGACTTCATAGATGCCCAGTTGTTCCATCAGTTCAATATCCTCGATGAGGATGGCTTTACAGAGATGGACAGGTAATACATCCATGGGTACGACTTTTTCATATTCTCCAGTTGAGACAAAAGCTCGTTCCCCGCCGTTCAGATCAGTTGTAGGGGCTTGCTTTTTTCCAGGAGTGAGTTTTGAGAAATACATCCGCCAGAAACTACTGGCTTTGAAGCCCAACTGAACCCAAGCCATAAAGCGTCGTCCCGTGAGCTCCGGGATCACAGTCAGCATGTCATCGTAAAAACCGACAAACCCATCAGCCCGAGTCTGTTGACCGGTCAGGACATTTCCAGAAATAACGCGTTGTTTGTCAGCTGCAATAGGTGTATTCACCAGATCACTGACCAGCGCACCTTCGATGGCCTTGACATAATGACGATCGGTCAGCTCAGAGCCGGTCAAGGCATAGGTCTTGGCGGCAGGGTATTCACCTTTGGACAGGAAACTACCGATCTGAGCTACATGCCTGGGAGAAATGTACCAGATGATTTGTCCAGCCAGGAGTCGATCGATATGATGGACTTGTATCCCAACATTTCCTGCCGGATGAGGTCCTGAGAATTGATGGGTCTCAACACCAGTGATCTTCGAAAAGAAAGTTTCAGTGCTGGCCGATACTGATAAGTGAATTTTACCATCTGTCAGTTTGGCAAGCAGGTCAATTCCCAGTTGGAAATCTACTTCCCGACCTTCCAGTAGTATGTCTGTTTCGGCTTGTAGTGGCGCAGAATCCACTGCAGAAATGAAAATAGCCCGGGGCGTTTTTGTGAAATCAGCAATGCGGTCGAAGGGGCGCTGGCGCAGGGTTGGCCAGAGTCCACTATTGAGGAGGAGCTCTTTGGCTTTCGCAGCTGATAGTTTACCGATCTGAGCTTTATTAATACTATCAAAGCTTTCGGATGAGTCGGCACCAACATCAATGATAACCCGTTGAATCACCCGTCGTTCGCCGCGAACAATCTCACGGACAGTGCCGGCCGCTGGAGAACGAAACAGAATCTCAGGTTTTTGTTTGTCGACAAATAGGATCGACCCGCGCTTAACTGCATCGCCTGGTTCAACTTTCATCCCGGGACGCATCCCGCGAAAGTCGATGGGCTGGACAGCTATGGCCTTGGTTTTTGGGACTTTTTTAACACGCCGTTCAGCAGAACCCTGGAGCGGTATGTCATAGCCCTTTTTAAGTTTAAACACTCCCATAAGATTGTGTCTCCGTATTGGATTTTTATCACCTTAGATCTGAGGGGTTCATGAGAACGAACCTTCAGAGATTTTACCCTATTTTCAAGTGGTTTATGTACGTTCTAATAGAGCACTTGTCAAGGTGTTCATTTTGAATGGAAACCGCTAGTACAAAATATATGCCATGAGAATTGAATATTTTTCAGAATGGCTGTTAAAGGGCAGATATAGAGTCGATGAAAATTTGTTTTATGACGTAGAGCCGCAATGCATTGCGGCTCTACAAACAACGCAATAGGGACCTGTAGTTAACATATAAACTCATTGCTCACCCCTGGTCGGTCGGCTATCTTCCCCGCGCTTTATGACAGGCCCACATATCGAACTAATTAAAGTATAGATATTTATGGGTTTGCATAGAGTACTGATTGACGAATTTGAAAGCAGGAGAAATGCTAGAACAACTATCACAAAATCTGGAAAATGTTTTTAAGAAACTGCGCGGTCATGGCAAGTTATCTGAAGACAATATTTCAGAGGCTATGCGAGAAGTTCGTCGGGCACTGCTGGAAGCTGATGTCAATTACAAGGTTGTCAGAACCTTCATCAACACCGTAAAGGAAAAAGCACTTGGCTCAGAGGTCCTGCGTTCTATCACGCCGGGGCAACAGATCATTAAGATCATCCATGAAGAGCTAATTGCCCTGCTCGGAGGACGAACTGCAGAACTTGAGCTTTCCGGTAGTCCCGCCATTATCCTCTTGGTGGGTCTTCAGGGTTCAGGTAAAACCACAACTGCCGCCAAACTTGCCCGCAATTTGCGCAAGACTGGTAGGCAATCACTTCTAGTTGCTTGTGATGTTTATCGGCCTGCAGCCATAACCCAGCTGCAAGTACTGGGTAAACAATTGGATATTCCGGTGTACGCCGAGGAAGGCAATCAGGATGTAATCCAGATCGCTCGATCTGCTATCAGAGAATCTGCTCGCTATGCTGCTAATGTGGTGATCGTTGATACTGCTGGTCGACTTCATATTGATACCGATATGATGGATGAGATCGGACAGCTTCAACGGGCCTTGAAACCAGCTGAGACCTTGTTTGTGGCAGATGCCATGACCGGACAGGATGCAGTAAATGCAGCGGGTACTTTTGCTGAAACAGTTGATCTCACAGGTGTGATCCTCACTAAACTGGATGGTGATGCCCGAGGTGGTGCAGCGCTGTCTGTACGCGAAGTAACAGGTAAACCCATCAAGTATGTTGGTGTTGGTGAACATCTGGATAAACTGGAGATCTTCCATCCCGACCGTATGGCTGGTCGGATATTGGGGATGGGTGATATCGTTTCTCTGGTGGAAAAAGCCCAACAGGATATCAATGTTGAAGATGCCGCGAAACTGGAAGAAAAAATGCTTAAGAGTACCTTCGATCTGGAGGATTTTAAGCAGCAGTTACAACAGCTCAAATCCATGGGGCCACTGGGTGATCTTATGGGTATGATTCCTGGAATGAAGGGAATTAAAAATGCTGATATTGATGAAAAAAGGTTGACTAGGATTGAAGCAATCATTAACTCTATGACCCTTGTCGAAAGGCGCAAGCCTCAGATATTAAATGGCAGTCGGCGTAAACGAATTGCCAGTGGGTCTGGAACGAAGGTTCAGGATGTGAACCAGTTGATAAAACAATTCCAGTCAATGCGTAAGATGATGAAGAAATTTGGAAAAATGAATAAAAGGCAGTTGATGAAAAACTTGCCTATGGGATTTTAAGGAGGACACCTTTTGGCTGTCAAAATCAGACTGAAGCGGTTGGGAAAAAAGAAACAGCCCTTCTATCGTATTGTTGTTGCAGATTCTCGCGCCCCTCGTGACGGGCGCTCAATTGAGAAAATCGGGCATTATAACCCGATTACTGATCCTGCAGAACTGGTGATCAATGAAGAACGTCTTTTCCATTGGATGGATGAAGGCGCAACACCAAGTGATACAGTATTTAGCTTATTACGCGGTCGCGGATTGACACTCAAGTATGAACTACTGAGTCGTAACGCCGATGAAGCAACGATCAACAAAGAAATGCAGAAGTGGGAATTGGCCCAAAGTGAAAAGGGCAAGAAAAAAGCGGCAGTTGATGCTGCTAAATTAGCTGAAGTGGAAGCTGAGAAACAGGCCGAAGCAGAGGCAGCCTCAAAAGAAGAAGTAGCTGAGGTTGTTGAAAAAGAACCGGTAGCAGAACCTACTGAGAACGTGGAGACCGAAGATTCTAAATAGGCTAAAAAAATTCCTTTCGAATGATCAGGAAGATTCATTAACCCACGGAGGAT from the Candidatus Neomarinimicrobiota bacterium genome contains:
- a CDS encoding NADH:ubiquinone reductase (Na(+)-transporting) subunit D; translation: MSILSKRDMGILKDPLMDNNPIATQVLGICSALAVTVQLQTAIVMSIAVISVLAFSNVLISTIRNKVPSNIRIIIELAIIATLVILVDQVLKAFLYDISKQLSVFVGLIITNCIVLGRAEAFALQNKPWPSFLDGIGNGLGYSMILIVVAFGRELLGSGTLFGFQVIPDAAYAAGYQNMGLMVLAPGAFILLGLIIWVQRTLTGTVAD
- the nqrC gene encoding NADH:ubiquinone reductase (Na(+)-transporting) subunit C — its product is MASKPRITKAYTLGFAAAVTMVCSVLLASAATLLKDRQEQNVQLDIKCNILTVLGLTESKAVEAEKIFSLYNDNVKTFVVDLDGKRLTGRKAEDIDPKVEPDLLPVYARKDGDKITAYCVPTQGKALWSTVKGYIALESDLNTVKGITFYSHGETPGLGGEIDKEWFTEAFKGKTILNESGEIVSVTIVKGKMREDEQNPEHKVDGISGATLTTKGLNQFIKATLDKYEPYFKTVRGEAS
- a CDS encoding NADH:ubiquinone reductase (Na(+)-transporting) subunit B, with amino-acid sequence MKFLERFLNNMDKTLSEGPFKIFHPMFGAINTMLFTPGQGTTTGPHIRDAIDMKRFMGIVIFALIPSIMVGSYNVGAQAGVEGLVAAFMFGFLKLLPIIVVTYAVGLSWEMIFGYINGHEIYEGFLVTGILLPLTLPPTIPLWQVAVAVSFGTVIGKEVFGGTGMNLLNPALTARAFLFFTYPGDISGDSVWVALDGFTGATPLAAAAASTGSAVEALNSAGFTLNQMFFGFTPGSVGETSTIAILIGAVILLVTGVASWRIMLATVLGAYGMGLIVQFFGGEIAGGMRTLPAHYHLVMGGFMFGAVFMTTDPVSAAGTNVGKWIYGILIGVMVILIRVFNPAYPEGMMLAILFGNVFSPLIDHFVVQANIKRRLNYGK
- a CDS encoding Na(+)-translocating NADH-quinone reductase subunit A, with translation MGVFKLKKGYDIPLQGSAERRVKKVPKTKAIAVQPIDFRGMRPGMKVEPGDAVKRGSILFVDKQKPEILFRSPAAGTVREIVRGERRVIQRVIIDVGADSSESFDSINKAQIGKLSAAKAKELLLNSGLWPTLRQRPFDRIADFTKTPRAIFISAVDSAPLQAETDILLEGREVDFQLGIDLLAKLTDGKIHLSVSASTETFFSKITGVETHQFSGPHPAGNVGIQVHHIDRLLAGQIIWYISPRHVAQIGSFLSKGEYPAAKTYALTGSELTDRHYVKAIEGALVSDLVNTPIAADKQRVISGNVLTGQQTRADGFVGFYDDMLTVIPELTGRRFMAWVQLGFKASSFWRMYFSKLTPGKKQAPTTDLNGGERAFVSTGEYEKVVPMDVLPVHLCKAILIEDIELMEQLGIYEVAPEDLALCSYICPSKIEFGDIIEKGMQTMEKEG
- the ffh gene encoding signal recognition particle protein, whose product is MLEQLSQNLENVFKKLRGHGKLSEDNISEAMREVRRALLEADVNYKVVRTFINTVKEKALGSEVLRSITPGQQIIKIIHEELIALLGGRTAELELSGSPAIILLVGLQGSGKTTTAAKLARNLRKTGRQSLLVACDVYRPAAITQLQVLGKQLDIPVYAEEGNQDVIQIARSAIRESARYAANVVIVDTAGRLHIDTDMMDEIGQLQRALKPAETLFVADAMTGQDAVNAAGTFAETVDLTGVILTKLDGDARGGAALSVREVTGKPIKYVGVGEHLDKLEIFHPDRMAGRILGMGDIVSLVEKAQQDINVEDAAKLEEKMLKSTFDLEDFKQQLQQLKSMGPLGDLMGMIPGMKGIKNADIDEKRLTRIEAIINSMTLVERRKPQILNGSRRKRIASGSGTKVQDVNQLIKQFQSMRKMMKKFGKMNKRQLMKNLPMGF
- the rpsP gene encoding 30S ribosomal protein S16; translated protein: MAVKIRLKRLGKKKQPFYRIVVADSRAPRDGRSIEKIGHYNPITDPAELVINEERLFHWMDEGATPSDTVFSLLRGRGLTLKYELLSRNADEATINKEMQKWELAQSEKGKKKAAVDAAKLAEVEAEKQAEAEAASKEEVAEVVEKEPVAEPTENVETEDSK